One Campylobacter sputorum subsp. sputorum DNA segment encodes these proteins:
- a CDS encoding OprD family outer membrane porin yields MALCSFGTLNAAENLEEALVNGKLKTELKAAYVDQTNDGSPYNNENMLTTGIEMSYVTDPLYGFRIGLTGQGNASPLNDDQNSKQMNRAEWWATGFVLSEAYLGYTFDKTDIKAGRQYVNMPLVSGNYTRAFKEAFEGVSVYNNNLPDTEIQAGWFYKFQGRTNAVMSADSDKDGRAPVFKDRVVLGGVSPYAREFDNIFTIAAINKSIQDTTFTGSYARVTNFASGNGNGDVNLFFGEVNYIVPLDMLKLVFDARYNGSRVDGEFDKENFDGDMLGLRAGFKDFYGFSLYYAYTTVSDKDSTIISVGNGGNTYTFLPIRGPFVYSNQAGMDTHKILLEYNFAQVGVDGLKAAFHYVNGEQDSKNNRTNKDVDIKGWATVVNYAVKQVKGLSAAVFYSELEKDPNKSDEKTTEQDEIWLRVSYKFDVL; encoded by the coding sequence TTGGCATTATGCTCATTTGGTACTCTAAATGCTGCTGAGAATCTTGAAGAAGCTCTTGTAAATGGAAAGTTAAAAACAGAGTTAAAGGCTGCGTATGTAGATCAGACAAACGATGGAAGTCCTTATAATAATGAAAATATGCTTACAACTGGCATAGAAATGTCATATGTAACAGACCCTCTTTATGGTTTTAGGATTGGTTTGACAGGACAGGGCAATGCATCGCCTCTTAATGATGATCAAAATTCAAAACAAATGAATAGAGCAGAGTGGTGGGCTACTGGATTTGTTCTATCTGAGGCGTATTTGGGATATACTTTTGATAAAACTGATATTAAAGCAGGTCGTCAGTATGTAAATATGCCACTTGTTAGTGGAAACTATACTCGTGCTTTTAAAGAAGCATTTGAAGGTGTTAGTGTATATAATAACAATTTACCAGATACTGAGATTCAAGCTGGTTGGTTTTATAAATTTCAAGGTAGAACAAATGCCGTTATGTCAGCAGATAGTGATAAAGATGGTAGAGCACCTGTGTTTAAAGATAGGGTAGTTCTTGGAGGCGTTAGTCCATATGCAAGAGAATTTGATAATATTTTTACTATAGCTGCCATAAATAAATCTATACAAGATACAACATTTACAGGATCATATGCTCGTGTAACAAATTTTGCTTCTGGTAATGGTAATGGGGATGTAAATTTATTTTTTGGAGAAGTTAATTACATAGTTCCTTTGGATATGCTTAAGTTAGTTTTTGACGCTAGGTATAACGGCTCAAGAGTAGATGGTGAGTTTGATAAAGAGAATTTTGATGGCGATATGTTAGGACTTAGAGCTGGATTTAAGGATTTTTACGGCTTTAGCTTGTATTATGCATACACAACTGTTAGCGATAAAGATTCTACTATCATAAGCGTTGGAAATGGTGGAAATACATATACATTTCTTCCTATAAGAGGACCTTTTGTTTATTCTAATCAAGCAGGTATGGATACTCATAAAATTTTACTTGAGTATAATTTTGCTCAAGTTGGCGTAGATGGTCTTAAAGCCGCATTTCACTATGTAAATGGTGAGCAAGATAGTAAAAACAATAGAACAAACAAAGATGTTGATATAAAAGGTTGGGCTACTGTTGTAAATTACGCTGTAAAACAAGTTAAGGGATTAAGTGCTGCTGTATTTTATTCTGAATTGGAAAAAGATCCAAACAAAAGCGATGAAAAAACTACAGAGCAAGATGAAATTTGGTTAAGAGTATCTTATAAATTTGATGTGCTTTAA